A region from the Triticum aestivum cultivar Chinese Spring chromosome 3D, IWGSC CS RefSeq v2.1, whole genome shotgun sequence genome encodes:
- the LOC123079016 gene encoding integrin-linked protein kinase 1, with amino-acid sequence MEPQPPTSTEEEAAAGSTTPRFRLGKQSSLAPNRGGGGGENGAEASGEAAGVASFQMMYLAHEGNAEGIRELLDAGADPNFRDSDGRTALHISACEGHAEVVELLLDRGAEAVVEDQWGSTPLADAMHYQNHDVIKILEKHGSNHKVAPMHVNSDRDVPEYEIDPDELDFTNGKDLAKGTFRKATWRGILVAVKKLDDDVLTDENKVQAFRDELDVLQLIRHPNVVQFLGAVTQTNPMMIVMEFMPKGDLRKHLNRKGALEPLYAVKLALDIARGMSYLHEHKPQAIIHRDLEPSNILRDDTGHLKVADFDLCKMLKWRRKVREDKPVTSPGNACRYVAPEVLRKEEYDNKVDVFSFALILQEMIEGCLPFHDKKIDEIEKAHSSKERPPFRAPAKHYAYGLRELIEKCWSENPADRPNFRVVIDRLSAIQIELARRNRWKVRPLKCFLSFEGLRKKDRNEGSTNRSSRSSR; translated from the exons ATGGAGCCCCAGCCGCCCACGTccacggaggaggaggcggcggcggggtcgacgaCCCCTCGGTTTAGGCTCGGGAAGCAGTCGTCCCTGGCGCccaaccgcggcggcggcggcggtgaaaacGGCGCTGAGGCGTCGGGAGAGGCCGCCGGCGTCGCCAGTTTCCAGATGATGTACCTGGCCCACGAGGGCAACGCGGAGGGGATACGCGagctcctcgacgccggcgccgaCCCCAACTTCCGCGACTCCGACGGCCGCACGGCGTTGCATATCTCCGCCTGCGAGGGCCACGCCGAGGTCGTCGAGCTGCTGCTCGACCGCGGCGCGGAGGCCGTCGTCGAGGACCAGTGGGGAAGCACG CCTTTGGCAGATGCGATGCATTACCAGAATCATGATGTTATCAAGATCTTGGAGAAGCATGGCTCGAACCATAAG GTTGCTCCTATGCATGTTAACAGCGATCGTGATGTTCCTGAATACGAGATTGATCCGGACGAACTTGACTTCACAAATGGCAAAGATTTAGCTAAG GGTACATTTCGGAAAGCAACATGGAGGGGTATTCTGGTTGCTGTTAAAAAGCTGGATGATGATGTACTTACTGACGAGAACAAAGT ACAGGCATTCAGAGATGAGCTTGACGTTCTGCAACTAATACGGCATCCAAATGTCGTTCAATTTCTGGGTGCTGTAACACAAACCAACCCAATGATGATTGTCATGGAATTTATGCCGAAG GGTGATTTGCGCAAACACTTGAATAGGAAAGGAGCTCTGGAACCTTTATATGCAGTTAAATTAGCTCTTGATATTGCAAG AGGAATGAGTTACTTACATGAGCATAAACCCCAAGCTATCATCCACCGTGACCTTGAGCCTTC AAACATATTGAGGGATGATACCGGACATTTGAAGGTGGCAGATTTTGATTTGTGTAAGATGCTAAAGTGGAGAAGAAAAGTCAGAGAGGACAAACCAGTTACTTCTCCTGGCAATGCCT GTAGGTATGTAGCTCCAGAAGTCCTGCGTAAAGAGGAGTATGATAATAAAGTTGATGTCTTCTCGTTCGCTTTGATACTTCAGGAG ATGATTGAAGGATGCCTACCTTTTCATGATAAGAAAATTGATGAAATTGAGAAGGCCCATAGTTCTAAAGAAAGGCCACCGTTTAGAGCTCCTGCAAAGCATTATGCCTATGGGCTAAGAGA GTTGATTGAGAAATGCTGGAGTGAAAATCCTGCTGATAGGCCCAATTTTAGAGTTGTCATTGATCGGTTGTCTGCCATCCAAATCGAACTAGCTCGCAGAAACCGTTGGAAG GTCAGACCTCTCAAGTGTTTCCTTAGCTTCGAAGGTTTGCGTAAAAAGGATCGCAATGAGGGCAGCACCAACCGCTCGTCACGCTCGTCGCGATAG